The Bacteroidetes bacterium SB0662_bin_6 genome includes a region encoding these proteins:
- a CDS encoding N-6 DNA methylase, with the protein MSEARQLRSAERYQFTTEEKAAGATYTPKVLADFVADKIIAIAAELPTHRRIRILDPAIGHGELLVSLLKGLANRSNLAIEVHGFETNREALATATARIEQQFPNASLHFRPDNFLTFVLKHCGYGGQSNLFNSAAPAAYDLIIANPPYVRTQIMGAAQAQLLARQFGLSGRVDMYYAFMLGISHVLEPKGIAGIIVSNRFMTTKSGAAVRQALLERFNIRHVWDLGDTKLFDAAVLPAVLLVENRNGHAPKPPAFTSIYQTTEPIRQRATDPISALTEEGVVGIDDGRRFHVRHGKLDTSGTFNGVWRIATKDADTWLTAVESHSWGTFGDIGKIRVGVKTCADKVFVRNDWHSMPEAGRPELLKPLTTHHIARRFKPLIAEKPTKILYPHEVSNGRRRAVDLAQYPRSKAYLNTHRATLERRRYVTEAGREWYEIWVPQDPNAWQRPKLVFRDIANEPTFWIDLDGSVVNGDCYWLTCQNPEQTDLLWIAAAVGNSTFIERFYDYRFHNKLYAGRRRFITQYVEKFPLPAPQTILGRKIVAHAKRIYENITSPDVVHLQRELDAMIWESFGLVIEEIGR; encoded by the coding sequence ATGAGTGAGGCCCGTCAGTTGCGCTCCGCAGAGCGTTATCAATTCACTACCGAAGAAAAGGCCGCAGGGGCTACCTACACACCCAAAGTCCTTGCCGATTTTGTTGCGGACAAGATTATCGCGATCGCTGCCGAACTGCCAACCCATCGCCGGATCCGCATTCTCGATCCTGCTATCGGGCATGGAGAACTGCTGGTCAGCCTGCTCAAGGGCTTGGCTAACCGGTCAAACCTCGCCATTGAGGTGCATGGTTTCGAGACGAATCGTGAGGCACTTGCTACCGCAACTGCGCGAATCGAGCAACAATTTCCGAACGCTTCGCTCCATTTCAGGCCGGACAACTTCCTCACGTTTGTTCTCAAACACTGTGGATATGGTGGTCAAAGCAACCTTTTTAATTCCGCTGCCCCCGCGGCCTACGATCTCATCATTGCCAATCCTCCCTATGTCCGCACTCAGATCATGGGGGCCGCACAGGCGCAACTTCTGGCTAGGCAGTTCGGTCTGTCAGGTCGCGTGGATATGTATTACGCCTTCATGCTGGGCATATCCCATGTACTTGAGCCCAAGGGCATTGCCGGAATTATTGTTTCGAACCGCTTTATGACCACCAAGTCCGGGGCTGCTGTTCGACAAGCCTTGCTGGAGCGTTTCAATATTCGGCACGTGTGGGATTTGGGCGATACGAAGCTATTCGACGCAGCAGTGCTACCCGCCGTTTTGCTCGTCGAGAACCGGAACGGTCATGCACCGAAGCCCCCGGCCTTCACATCAATCTATCAAACCACCGAGCCGATACGCCAACGAGCCACGGATCCAATCAGCGCCCTAACTGAGGAAGGCGTCGTCGGGATCGACGACGGGCGACGTTTCCATGTTCGGCATGGCAAGCTGGATACAAGCGGCACATTCAATGGCGTTTGGCGGATTGCCACCAAAGATGCCGATACTTGGCTAACCGCAGTGGAATCTCATAGTTGGGGCACATTCGGCGACATCGGCAAAATCCGTGTCGGCGTCAAGACCTGCGCCGACAAAGTGTTCGTCCGAAACGATTGGCACAGCATGCCCGAGGCTGGCCGCCCCGAATTGCTCAAACCGCTTACAACGCACCACATTGCTCGTCGCTTCAAGCCGCTGATTGCGGAGAAGCCAACCAAAATTCTCTACCCGCACGAGGTTTCCAACGGTCGTCGTCGGGCCGTCGATCTTGCGCAATATCCTCGTAGCAAGGCCTATCTCAACACGCATCGTGCCACGCTCGAAAGGCGCCGATATGTTACCGAGGCAGGTCGCGAGTGGTACGAAATATGGGTGCCTCAAGACCCCAATGCTTGGCAGCGTCCCAAACTTGTTTTCCGGGACATTGCTAACGAACCCACGTTCTGGATCGATCTGGACGGCTCCGTCGTCAATGGCGACTGTTACTGGCTCACCTGTCAAAATCCGGAACAGACCGACTTGTTATGGATCGCAGCGGCTGTCGGTAACTCGACCTTCATTGAGCGGTTCTACGATTACCGCTTCCATAACAAGCTCTACGCGGGCCGTCGCCGTTTCATCACCCAGTATGTCGAGAAATTTCCCCTTCCTGCTCCCCAAACCATTCTTGGCAGAAAGATTGTCGCTCATGCAAAGCGGATATACGAAAACATCACATCCCCGGATGTCGTCCATCTCCAAAGGGAACTGGATGCCATGATTTGGGAATCATTCGGTTTAGTCATCGAAGAAATCGGCAGGTAG
- a CDS encoding restriction endonuclease, with protein MATNGNGPDSYAEAIRRSGLTIYDPIEIGDPELWIPAPKLEKLLNAKITGAPLEGLPLRTRSKVVKERICQALGYPVPSSFRKTHPRFPGQRFDTYIQKSNNLQIWNEEITPVRRYVIIRLDEDDTITKVKVVTGNVLAQFDTTGALTHKYQARLISGESSAELIATEDTERLRHIVRPRTSLESITSDPASYPEAGNLLPIKQIFEELKALIGESFPDAGHDQERNRGAALHRLVCKRLGYVDYRDDGQFPDILHQLLEVKLQTSPTIDLGLVCPDSEEVLDIPQINGQNIRHCDVRYALFYAMTDGQCVTLTHFFLTTGAKFFSRFPQFQGNLSNWKIQIPLPADFFDD; from the coding sequence ATGGCGACTAACGGCAATGGACCGGATTCATACGCCGAAGCGATTCGGCGCAGTGGTCTGACGATCTACGATCCCATAGAGATTGGCGATCCAGAACTTTGGATTCCTGCCCCGAAACTCGAGAAACTGCTCAATGCGAAGATAACGGGCGCACCTCTTGAAGGCTTGCCGCTACGGACCCGGTCCAAGGTTGTAAAGGAACGGATTTGTCAAGCGCTCGGTTATCCGGTGCCGTCAAGTTTCAGAAAAACACATCCCAGGTTTCCGGGCCAACGTTTTGACACGTACATCCAGAAATCTAACAATTTGCAGATTTGGAATGAGGAGATTACCCCGGTACGGCGCTACGTGATCATCCGACTTGACGAGGATGACACCATCACTAAGGTGAAGGTCGTTACGGGGAATGTCCTGGCGCAGTTTGATACCACGGGCGCACTAACTCATAAATATCAGGCCCGGCTCATTTCCGGTGAAAGCAGTGCGGAGTTAATCGCCACAGAGGACACAGAGCGTCTCCGGCACATTGTTAGGCCCAGAACCAGCCTTGAATCCATTACATCAGATCCGGCCAGTTATCCTGAAGCAGGAAACCTATTGCCGATCAAGCAGATTTTTGAAGAGCTAAAAGCTCTGATCGGCGAAAGCTTTCCAGATGCGGGCCACGACCAGGAACGCAACCGGGGAGCGGCTTTGCACCGGTTGGTATGTAAGCGTTTAGGATATGTTGATTACCGGGACGATGGGCAATTCCCGGATATACTGCATCAGCTTCTTGAAGTCAAATTGCAGACATCGCCAACCATAGACCTTGGGCTTGTGTGTCCAGATAGTGAGGAAGTCCTTGATATACCGCAGATCAATGGCCAAAATATCCGACACTGCGACGTTCGCTACGCTCTGTTCTATGCAATGACGGACGGGCAATGTGTTACGTTGACACACTTTTTCCTAACGACGGGTGCAAAGTTTTTCTCACGGTTTCCGCAATTCCAAGGCAATTTATCGAACTGGAAGATACAGATTCCACTACCTGCCGATTTCTTCGATGACTAA
- a CDS encoding helix-turn-helix transcriptional regulator produces the protein MGNKRLRVPSAELRQILADNIRAYRKSKDISQERFAEMCSLHRTYVGSLERGERNATLSTLEILAAALGTDVPKLLTRKAFEDGD, from the coding sequence GTGGGCAACAAAAGACTTAGAGTTCCAAGTGCGGAATTGAGACAGATTCTTGCGGATAATATCCGCGCTTACAGAAAATCCAAGGACATATCCCAGGAAAGATTTGCCGAAATGTGTAGTCTCCATCGGACGTATGTGGGTTCGCTGGAGAGAGGAGAAAGGAATGCCACGCTAAGTACGCTGGAGATTCTGGCTGCGGCACTTGGAACGGATGTCCCAAAGCTCTTGACCAGAAAAGCGTTCGAAGATGGCGACTAA